AAAAGCTTCAGGCGGAGTTCGTACATTTACCTTCGCCCAGGAGCTCATCGCTGCCGGCGCTACCAGGTTGGGAACTTCCAGCGGCGTAGCACTCATGAAAGAGGCTAAAGGGGAGGCTACTACTGGTGCCACAGGCGCATATTAACCATCACCCCAATCCTCTAAACAACTGAACATGAAACACATATTCATATTATTATCCGGATTACTGATCGGAACTCTTGCTTCTGCTCAGGACAATACCCTGGCCACTGCCAATACAGGCGGTGTGAAAGTGGTAAAAGACAGCCGGCTCGACCTGCTGATCAAAAAACAGATCTATATCAATACCCTCGCTATCCGTAACCAACCAGGTTTTAGGGTACAGGTCATTTCTACCAACAAAAGAAATGAAGCGACCGACATGAAAGCGAAGGTGATGCAACTCTACCCTGACTTCCGTACTTACCTGGATTACCAGGCGCCTTATTTCAAGGTACGCGTAGGTGATTTCAAAAACAGGGATGAAGCTGCCGACCTGAGAGATAAATTATCTTCCAGCTTCACTGGCGGCGTATTCGTAGTGCCAGCCACTATTAATGTACAACCAGAGAAAGAAGCAGGGAATGAAGAATCGTATTAAGGAACTCGCGCACAAATACGCGCCTGAGTTCATTGCTATCAGAAGACATATTCACGCAAATCCCGAACTGTCCTTCCAGGAATTCGAGACGTCAAAGTACATTCAGCAACAACTGGATACTTTCGGGGTAAAATATACTGCCGGTATAGCCGGCACCGGTATTGTTGCGATCATCGAAGGAAAAAATCCTGCAAAAAAAGTCATCGCACTCCGTGCCGATATCGATGCCCTCCCCATTACCGAAGCAAACGATGTACCTTATAAATCATTGAATTCCGGTATTATGCACGCCTGTGGGCATGATGTACATACCACCTGCGTACTGGGCGCTACCCGCATTCTCCAGGAGCTGAAAGATGAATTCGAAGGCACCATCAAGATCCTCTTCCAGCCCGGAGAAGAAAAACATCCTGGCGGAGCAAGTCTCATGATCAAAGATGGAGCACTGGAAAACCCACGCCCCGATGCAATTCTCGGTATGCACGTACAACCTTCTATGGAAGCCGGTTTACTGGGTTTTCGTGCAGGTCAGTACATGGCAAGCGCCGATGAGATTTATATCAATATCAAAGGCAAAGGCGGTCACGCTGCCCAACCTCACCTCACTACAGATATTATTCTCGTGGCATCGCACCTGGTCGTAAGCTTACAACAGGTGATCAGCCGTAACAATAATCCTTTCTCTCCGTCCGTTCTCAGTATCTGCGCATTCAATGGCGGTTACACCACCAATGTAATTCCCAGCGAAGTGAAACTGATGGGCACATTCAGGGCTATGGATGAAACCTGGCGCTTTAAGGCCCATGAGATCATCAAAAAACAGGCAACTGAATTAGCACACGCCATGGGAGCTGAGATCGAAATTGATATACTGGTAGGTTACCCCTGCCTGTATAACAATGAAGAAGTGACAGAACGCTCCAGAACACTGGCAGGAGAATATCTTGGACAGGAACATGTACAGGATACTGAAGTGAGAATGGGAGCTGAGGACTTCGCTTTTTATAGCCAGATTATCCCCGCTTGTTTCTTCCGCTTAGGAACAGGTAACGTTGCAAAAGGTATTACCTCCGGTGTACACACACCTACATTTGATATCGATGAACGTGCCATTGAAACAGGCATAGGTACAATGGCTTATCTTGCTACACAAATCTGATAAAATATGGAGGGGCTGACTTCTATGTTGAAAAACAAGCCCCGAGAAAAAAAGTAAAAAAAACTTTTAGGCTGGTCTTTTTAGGCCAGCTTTTATTTTACCTATAAAAACAATCTTCTCTTAGCAGACATTGCTATGCAAGCTGCAAATTCTTGTATTATTCTCTATAGGAAGCCATATGCAAACTAAAAAGAGTGGTCTTGTAAATAAGCCACAGTCAGCCCCTATCAACATGGCTTTATTTATATCAAAATCAAATCTTAGTTTCTTTTAAATTGCACTAGTTTTAACATAGCAATTTCATCTAACCTCAATCCTATCATACTATCTGCTTTAATACTGAAATTCCTCAGCGTTACATCCTGTAGATAAACACTTCCATACATTCCTAACTGCACATTCATATTGTCGAAATTTCCCATGTTACGGGTCACTATTTTATTCTGTTGTCCTCCATTATAAGTAAAATTGTCAATTTCCAATGCTGACATTTCCACACAACAGTTATTAGCAGCAACCACTTCCAATGACGGTTGTTTTAAGGCAATAATATCCACCTTCAAACTATCTTTCGCTAATCTGATGTATTGAACAGACTGACAATAAACGGTGATATCTTTCCTCTACCCACAACCCCTCCCCTAAATTGTTAAAAAAATATTTGTAGCGACTTTTCTACACATTAAGAATTTTTAATAAATTATATTTGCCAACGTGGTTTAAATTAAAAATAATCCCTATGAAAGGTACCATATCCGCCTTGCTTAGTTTAAGCCTCCTGTTAACTGCATTTGTGGCCTCCGCACAGTTCGTAAAATCAAAAGACCTGGAGAAATTGAAGAAACGGACGAAAATTATCGTAGTAAAAGAAGTCCCTGATAAGAGTATTCTAAAACAACTACGTCGCCACAGCCACGCACAAGCAGAGGAGTATAAGCAAGCCATTAAACAGTTAAACCTGGATTTCCCTGAAGTGGTCAGACAATTCTGGAACGTGGATGGAGTCACAGCTATAATTGAACAGAGAACAGAAAAAGAAGTCGAAAAGCTGCGAAAGAAAAATGACAGAAGTACCATTGTAATGGACTGTCAATCGCTGCATGTGAAACCAAGTAAAAGTCATTATGCCAAATCTGCACAAACATTTACATCTGACCTGGTGTGGAAAAGTGATTCGAAAGATTTGAGTGTGCCGGTCATTAACATGTACTTCATTGAAAATGATGTAACCAAGCCATTCTATATCCAGAACATGTCGGAACGCTTTCCGGATTTCCTGGATCTGGCAGTGGGCATCCGCCTATCCACCTATGTGTTTTCAGAACATGTAGACGATAAGGCAGCGAAAGCCATGATGCAGTCTACCAGTAAGCACAATGCGATCTACCTGAAAGACAGAACATTGATCCTGTGCAACAACTGGCTGGATGATGATTTTGAAAAAGGGAAGGCAGGAACAGATTATCCCTATCCTATTAAGTATGTAAATTATGAAGATCTGGAGGGGCTTTTCAGAAAAGATGGTTTTACCGGAACAGTAATGGCCTATGTACCGGCAGGCGTGTTTTCTACATTTGATAAAAACAACCCGAGTATGGAAGTGCATGTTCCTGTAGTGATTGATCCTATTAATGGGATGCCGCTGTGCCACACAGATATCAGTGATGAAATGTTTCAGGCATGGGGCTACTCATTAATCCCTAAAATGGGGAAGTCGATCGTAGGCTTCAGAAAAATCCGCAACGAAGACATCCGGAACTTTGCAAAATCAATGAAAGAATAAAAGCGAAAGCCGCCCGTTCGGGCGGCTTTCGCTTTATAAACATTTCAATTCACATCCAACCTACAACTCAGGATACAGCGGGAACTGCTTCATAAAATCATTCACCGCACCTCTCACTGACGCAATCTTTGCCTCATTATCCGCATCCATCAACAACTCATCAATCCAGGATACCACCTGGCCCATATGCGCTTCCGTCATCCCTCTTGAAGTAATCGCTGGTACACCAACACGAATACCAGAAGTCACAAATGCAGACTTATCATCAAACGGCACCATATTCTTATTCACAGTAATATCCGCTTTCACCAACACCTGCTCTGCCTTTTTACCAGAAATATTCTTGTTACGCAGGTCAATCAGCATCAAGTGGTTATCAGTACCGCCAGATACAATCTGGTAGCCCTTATCCACCAATGCCTTAGACATTGCCTGGGCATTCTTAATAATCTGCTTAGCATATACTGTATAATCGTCAGACAAGATCTCAAAGAAAGAAACCGCCTTCGCAGCAATCACATGCTCCAACGGACCACCCTGAATACCAGGGAACACCGCTGTATCAATCAGGCTGCTCATCATACGGATCTCACCTTTCGGCGTCTTCAGGCCAAACGGATTTTCGAAATCTTTGCCCAGCATGATCATACCACCACGAGGTCCACGCAGTGTTTTGTGGGTAGTAGTCGTTACAAAATGACAATGTTCAAACGGAGAGTTCAACAATCCTTTCGCAATCAAACCAGCAGGATGAGCAATATCTGCCATCACAAAAGCACCTACCTGATCAGCGATCGCACGGATACGTTTGTAATCCCAGTCACGGCTGTAAGCAGAAGCACCACAAATAATCACCTGTGGTTTCTCTTTCAGCGCAATCTCTTCCATTTTGTCATACTCGACCAGACCAGTTTCCTTGTTCACACCATAAGAGAATGGCTGATACAGTTTACCGGAGAAGTTCACCGGGGAACCGTGTGTCAGGTGACCACCCATGCTCAGGTCCAGACCCAGGATCTTATCACCTGGTTTCAGGATCGCCAGCAATACAGCAGCATTTGCCTGCGCACCAGAGTGCGGCTGTACGTTTACATACTCAACACCAAAGATCTCTTTTGCCCTGTCAATAGCCAGCTGTTCACTCAAATCCACCACTTCACAGCCACCATAATATCTACGTCCGGGATAACCTTCTGCATATTTGTTAGTCAGTACAGTACCCATTGCCTGAATTACCTGCAAGCTGGTAAAGTTCTCTGATGCAATCAATTCTATACCATGACGCTGACGCTCCAGCTCCTGGCCGATGATATTAAATATTTGCTGATCTCTTTGCATTTACATTGAAAATTTGCGACAAAGTTAATCGATTTTATGGATAGTCAATAGTTCAATTTTAACAATTACTAGAATTTTCTTCTATAAAAATTCATAATGACAGTTAATTCCACTGCCTACGTATTACATACCATGCATTCCTCCCTGTGTAGGGGCTTTTCCACTATTCTATTTATAAATTTTGTTCTACCTTCACGCCCTCGGTAGACTAAAAAATCAAATCGCTGCGGTACATGAAGGCCATTATACCTGTAGCCGGTGCTGGCACCAAGCTACGTCCACATACATATACTCAGCCTAAAGCGTTAATCCCGCTCGCGGGCAAAACAATCCTCAGTATTATTATTGATCAGCTGGAGGAAGCAGGCATTACCGAATTCGTCTTCGTCATCGGTTACCTGGGAGAGAAAATCCAACATTATGTGCAGAAGAAATATCCTCACCTCACCTGTCACTTCGTACAGCAAAATCTACGTGAAGGTACCGGTCATGCCATCCTGTTGACTAAAAATGTAGTGGGTGACGACGAAATACTCATCGTTCTCGGTGATACCATCTGTGAAGGTAATATCAGGGAACTCATCGCCTCTCCTGTCTCGCAACTGGGCCTGAAAAAAGTGGATGATCCCCGCAGTTTTGGAGTAGCCGAACTCAATGATGCCGGAGACATCGCGAGGGTGGTCGAAAAACCACAGATCCCGAAATCAAACCTGGCCCTGGTAGGTATCTATAAAATTAAGGAAACCGACCAGCTCTATGATTGCCTGGAAAGGAACATGACAGAACATAAAAGGTCACACGATGAGTTTCAGCTCACAGATGCCCTGCAATGCATGATCGAACATGGTGTACAGTTTACCCCCTTCAAAGTGAGTAATTGGTTCGACTGCGGCCGCAAGGAAACCCTTTTGGAAACAAATGCTATCTTACTCAGTAAATATAAAGTACCCGCCAATCCGATCCTTCCATATGAGAATGCGATCATCATCCCTCCGGTAAGTATTGGCGAAGGATGTAATATTAAGAATTCTATCATCGGACCAAATGTTGCGATCGGAGATAATACGGTGATCAATTACTCTATCGTCAAGGACTCTATCATCGGTTCTTACAGTAACCTGTACGAAGTGGTGCTGAAATCTTCCCTGATCGGTAGCGATGCAAATATTCGCGGACTTAGCCAGAGTTTGAATATCGGCGATAATACAGAAATTGATCTGGGATGAAACATTCATTAAGCTATGGAGATTTTTTCACGGCTTAGGTTATTGTTCTTAAAACAGCGCACAACATTTTGATGCCTTTCGCTTAAGTTTAATACTTTTCGAATAATTCGGAAATAGCTCTCATATGATCCTCATCACATTCGGTTTAAATTAAGCTCCTTACATTTACGGTTATGAACCGTATATCTCAACTCTTTAATATAGAATACCCAATCATACAAGCAGGTATGATCTGGGCGAGTGGCTGGCGCCTTGCCAGTGCAGTGAGCAATGCCGGTGGCCTGGGGCTGCTCGGCGCAGGTAGTATGTACCCTGATGTATTGCAGGAACACATCACAAAATGTAAGCAGGCAACCGCTAAACCTTTCGGTGTAAATCTTCCTTTGCTCTACCCAAATATCGAAGAGCATATAAAAATCATCATTGCCAACAAAGTACCTATCGTATTCACTTCCGCAGGTAATCCAAAAACATGGACTTCCATCCTGAAAGCCGAAGGCATCAAGGTTGTCCATGTAGTGGCCAGCGCTGCCTTTGCACTCAAAAGCGAAGCTGCCGGCGTAGATGCGATCGTAGCAGAAGGTTTTGAAGCAGGTGGACACAATGGCAGGGAAGAAACCACTACCATGGTATTAATTCCCAGCGTATGCCAGGCGGTAAAAATCCCCGTGATCGCTGCCGGAGGTATTGCCACCGGCAGAGCCATGACAGCGGCTTTCGCCCTTGGTGCAAGTGGCGTACAGATAGGTAGTCGTTTCATAGCTACGCCAGAGGCTTCTTCACATGATCATTTTAAACAAGCCATCCTTGCCGCAAAAGAAGGTGATACCCTCCTTTCCATGAAGAAATTGACTCCAGTGCGATTACTGAAAAATGAATTCTTCAACAATGTAAAAGCTGCTGAAGAAAATGGTGCGGACAATGAATCACTGAAAATCCTCTTAGGCAGAGGACGCGCTAAAAAAGGAAT
This window of the Chitinophaga sancti genome carries:
- a CDS encoding SPOR domain-containing protein — protein: MKHIFILLSGLLIGTLASAQDNTLATANTGGVKVVKDSRLDLLIKKQIYINTLAIRNQPGFRVQVISTNKRNEATDMKAKVMQLYPDFRTYLDYQAPYFKVRVGDFKNRDEAADLRDKLSSSFTGGVFVVPATINVQPEKEAGNEESY
- a CDS encoding M20 metallopeptidase family protein; the encoded protein is MKNRIKELAHKYAPEFIAIRRHIHANPELSFQEFETSKYIQQQLDTFGVKYTAGIAGTGIVAIIEGKNPAKKVIALRADIDALPITEANDVPYKSLNSGIMHACGHDVHTTCVLGATRILQELKDEFEGTIKILFQPGEEKHPGGASLMIKDGALENPRPDAILGMHVQPSMEAGLLGFRAGQYMASADEIYINIKGKGGHAAQPHLTTDIILVASHLVVSLQQVISRNNNPFSPSVLSICAFNGGYTTNVIPSEVKLMGTFRAMDETWRFKAHEIIKKQATELAHAMGAEIEIDILVGYPCLYNNEEVTERSRTLAGEYLGQEHVQDTEVRMGAEDFAFYSQIIPACFFRLGTGNVAKGITSGVHTPTFDIDERAIETGIGTMAYLATQI
- a CDS encoding serine hydroxymethyltransferase, producing the protein MQRDQQIFNIIGQELERQRHGIELIASENFTSLQVIQAMGTVLTNKYAEGYPGRRYYGGCEVVDLSEQLAIDRAKEIFGVEYVNVQPHSGAQANAAVLLAILKPGDKILGLDLSMGGHLTHGSPVNFSGKLYQPFSYGVNKETGLVEYDKMEEIALKEKPQVIICGASAYSRDWDYKRIRAIADQVGAFVMADIAHPAGLIAKGLLNSPFEHCHFVTTTTHKTLRGPRGGMIMLGKDFENPFGLKTPKGEIRMMSSLIDTAVFPGIQGGPLEHVIAAKAVSFFEILSDDYTVYAKQIIKNAQAMSKALVDKGYQIVSGGTDNHLMLIDLRNKNISGKKAEQVLVKADITVNKNMVPFDDKSAFVTSGIRVGVPAITSRGMTEAHMGQVVSWIDELLMDADNEAKIASVRGAVNDFMKQFPLYPEL
- a CDS encoding sugar phosphate nucleotidyltransferase: MKAIIPVAGAGTKLRPHTYTQPKALIPLAGKTILSIIIDQLEEAGITEFVFVIGYLGEKIQHYVQKKYPHLTCHFVQQNLREGTGHAILLTKNVVGDDEILIVLGDTICEGNIRELIASPVSQLGLKKVDDPRSFGVAELNDAGDIARVVEKPQIPKSNLALVGIYKIKETDQLYDCLERNMTEHKRSHDEFQLTDALQCMIEHGVQFTPFKVSNWFDCGRKETLLETNAILLSKYKVPANPILPYENAIIIPPVSIGEGCNIKNSIIGPNVAIGDNTVINYSIVKDSIIGSYSNLYEVVLKSSLIGSDANIRGLSQSLNIGDNTEIDLG
- a CDS encoding NAD(P)H-dependent flavin oxidoreductase yields the protein MNRISQLFNIEYPIIQAGMIWASGWRLASAVSNAGGLGLLGAGSMYPDVLQEHITKCKQATAKPFGVNLPLLYPNIEEHIKIIIANKVPIVFTSAGNPKTWTSILKAEGIKVVHVVASAAFALKSEAAGVDAIVAEGFEAGGHNGREETTTMVLIPSVCQAVKIPVIAAGGIATGRAMTAAFALGASGVQIGSRFIATPEASSHDHFKQAILAAKEGDTLLSMKKLTPVRLLKNEFFNNVKAAEENGADNESLKILLGRGRAKKGMFEGDMAEGELEVGQVSAIIDKIMPAADVVAEIWNEFQATKKELYLNSTW